The Thermodesulfovibrionales bacterium genomic sequence GCAGACAGGACGCTTTTCTTTGACTTTCTTCCAATAGAACTTGGCAGAATAAAAGATTTTACCCTCAGATTTCAGCTCTATACAGTTCCAGGACAGGTAAGATATAACTCAACAAGAAAGCTGGTCCTTAAGGGTGCTGATGCAGTTGTGTTTGTTGCTGACTCCCAGCGGCAGATGAGAGAACAGAACATAGAAAGCTTCCAGAACATGAGGGAGAATCTTATTGAAAATAATATTGACCCTGATGATATTCCAGTTGTCCTTCAGTACAATAAAAGAGACCTGCCAGATATATTATCGGTTCAGGAACTTAATAATGACCTAAATCTTAGATGGTATCCATACATTGAAGCAGTGGCAATTAATGGAACTGGTGTCAAGGAGACCTTTCAGGCGGTAACAGAACTACTCATTAAACACCTTTCAAAAAAATACTCTATTAAAATGAAAGAGGCCGGAATTATAGAAGTAACTCCGCCAGTACAAGCAAAAGAAGGTCCAGCTCTTACTGAAGAGAAAAGAGCCCCAGCGATTGATTCCCATTCCATAATAGAAGATATTTATACAGAACTCAAAAGACTGTCTGAGAGGATAGAAAAGATTGAAAAGATAGTCATTGAAAAAAATCAAAAGGCTCTCACTTCTGAAAGCATCGAGAGTCAATTAATTCAGATACAGAAAAATCTTTCAGAACTTTATAAATCCCATAGGGATATGATAATCCAGTTAAGAACTGTATATGACATCCTGAGCAAGGCTAGACTTGAAAAAAAGGGTATATTTTTCTAACCATGGATGTATCAGATTTTTTCTTAAAACTTCTTGTAATTCTTCTCAGCGCAAAACTATTTGCAGAGTTATTCGCCTTAATGAACCTTCCTACTGTTCTCGGAGAGGTTGTAGCAGGAATAATAATAGGGCCGAGCCTTCTTGGAATAATCGTCCCTGATGCAACATTTTATCTCCTTGCTGAAATAGGAATCCTTCTTCTTCTCTTTGAGGTTGGACTAGAAACAGATGTAGGTCAACTTGTTAAAGTAGGTCTTCAATCATCGCTCGTTGCTCTTACGGGTGTACTGCTGCCAGCCCTTGCCGGCTTCTGGATAAGCAATCAAATCTTTCATCTTCCATTTATTGTATCTCTTTTTATCGGAGGAACTCTGGTGGCAACAAGCATCGGTATTACTGTTAGAGTGCTTGTTGATCTTAAAAAACAACATACAAAGATTGCAAAGATCGTTCTGGGTGCCGCTGTTCTCGATGATATTGCCGGTGTTATAATACTGGCTGTGCTTTATGATTTCGCTGTCACTGGAAAGATTGAGATTATCAATACTGCAAAGGTAATGGGATTCATTACAGTCTTTTTATTAATTGCACCTTTGTTTACGAAGCTTCTTGTTCCAGTTATATCAAGACTTTCCTCCATAAGCAGGACAAAGGGTATGATACCAACTATTATCGTCTCCCTGATTCTCGGGCTCGCGGTCATATCCCATGGTGTTGGAGCTCCTGAAATACTCGGCTCATTTGCAGCAGGAATTGCCCTTGCAAGAAGATTCTTTCTTCCACTTGGTGCTACAATAGAACATTACAGCCATGAGCTTGCAGAAAGAATAGAGGTGAATATGAAGCCAATTATAGACCTCTTTGTACCTGTGTTTTTTGTAATAGTTGGTGCATCAATTAATTTAAAGGTGATTGACTTTACATCTCCCCTCTTCTGGCAGATAGCCCTGTTACTTACTCTTGGAGCAGTTACAGGCAAGATGTTGAGCGGCATATGGGTCAGAGGGGGGATCAAAGCAAAGCTTTCCACCGGAATCGCAATGGTTCCAAGAGGAGAGGTTGGCTTAATATTTGCAGAGGTTGGTAAAAAAAGTGGAATATTTGACGACACCATTTATGCGGTAATGGTATTCGTGGTTGCCCTGACAACTTTATTTGCACCATTATTATTAAGGTATTCAATGAAAGGAGAGAAATAAAATTGAATTAAGACAATTTAATTTAAATTTTATTAAGAGACCCTGGCTGCTAGATAATGTCTTTCTGAATGCATTATTTCTTGCCTGTAAAAAGCCTTGAGCTTCAGATAAAGTTCTGATAGCTCTTTTTCAGGCTCAGAATCCCAGACAATTCCACAGCCAGTATAATAGGATAATCTATCACTGCTACCTATAGCAGTCCTTATAAGGACAGAGAGGACAAAATCTCCATCTGACCTGAGCATACCACCGCAGCCACAGTAATAACTCCTTGGATGTGGCTCAAGACACTCTATCACCTCAACAGCCTTTTTCTTAGGCGCACCAGTGACAGAGGCAGGCGGAAAGGTTGCCTTTATTATATTAATAAAATCGCTTTTTGTAACTGCCTCCACTGTTGAATGCATCTGAAAAAGGGTACGGTATTCGGTAATCTTAAAGAGCTCTGTAACCCTGACGCTTCCGGGTTCGGCAATCATGCCAAGGTCATTTCTCATCATATCAGTAATCATTAGGTTTTCTGCCCTGTCCTTTTCACTATGAATAAGCTCCCGGGCTGAACTGGCTGTACCCTTGATTGGTTTGCTCCTGATGACCTTTTCCTGCTTTTCAAGAAATAACTCCATAGATCCTGAAATTATATAGAAATCTCCTGTATGGAGGTAAAATGAATAGGGAACAGGCTGGTTAAGATGAAAATTGTAGAATAATGATTCAGGAGCTCCATTAAATTTAAAATCAAATCTATTGGTAAGGTTTATCTGGTAAATTGTACCATCTGAAATCAGTTCCTTAATCTTAATAACCCTCTCCTTAAAAGCATGATCCTCAAGTGTAAGAGAAAGAAGATTTAAAAAATAAGGTGATATAACAGGCAGGACCTCCTCAGGATCACCTATCTCTATAAGTATTATTGGAGGTAAAATAGATTTTTTTATCTTCAAATCAAGAAGTTCAGATGTAAGGTCATAGGAAATAATTATAAAATACTCTCTTCCCCTGAAAAGCAGTCTTCTTAATTCTTCGAGATCTGTCAAAAAAAATATTTTTTTTGCTCTGAGCCTGTAAAAAGTATCACCACTCTTACCGAGCCACCTTCCGTTAACAATCAGGACCATTCCCTGTTCTCCTCCTCAATTATCCTGTTGAACTCATCGATTATTTCATGGGCTACCGGAAATTCAATGTCCATAAAACCTGTAACCGGAACGGCACCGGATATGCTGTTTGTAATTATTAGAAAATCAGCATCCATGAGCTCCTGAATGCCAGCTCTGACCTCTTTTATATCAAATCTCTCCATCAATGCACTCAATGTGGTTCCCCTGAGAAGCCCGCATTCAATGGCAGGTGTCATGAAAATTCCATCTTTTATTATTATAATATTTGAAGATGAACATTCTGTAACTTCATCTCTTTCATTTAATATAACAGCATCATCAAATCCCTCTGTTACTGCCTTTCTCTTTACAAGTATATTGAAAAGATAGTTAATGGTTTTGTGATATACAAGCGGATCTCTTGAATTCCTTCTGAAAGGAGAGAGTGTGAGCCTAACGTTCTTAAGTCTTCTGTATGGCTTTACAATCACCATAATTTTATAATTATCAGGAAGGACATCATATCTGGTATCTCCTGAAGAGAAAAGGCAGAATTTCACATAAAGATCTCTTTTTCCGCCTGTCTCTCTTTCTATTTTTTCAAAAAACTCCTCAAAGGATGGACAGGGAATCTTTAAAAAATCTGCTGAATTTCTCAGTCTTCTATAGTGTCTCAGAAGTTTTTCTGTCTTTCCTCTCCAGAGGATGGTCTCGAAGACTCCTTCTCCATAAAGAAGTGTCCTCCACGGTATGGATGAGAGGTCAATCATCCTGTTGCCATCAGGTCAAGAAGAACAAGCCTCAAGGCCTTAAGCGGATCTTCCTCGCGCATTATAGCCCTGCCAAGAACAATATAGTCTGCTCCGGCCCTGAACGCCTCTCGCGGTGTTACAGTCCTATTCTGATCATCAGGTGGATTCCATGACATTCTTATTCCAGGGACAACAACAAGAAAATTTTTGCCGCAGTGATTCTTTATAGTTTCTATTTCCTGACCTGAAGCCACTACACCATCAAGTCCAGCGTTAAAGGCAAGCCTTGAAAGGTGTTTTACATGGGTACGTATGCTGTGGGGTATGCAGAGCTCGTTTCTTACAGCCTCGGGACTCAAACTCGTAAGAAGGGTTACACCTATTAACCTTGGCCTCGGAAGATTTTCCTTAAGACAGGTTTCAACGACTGTATCCCTTGTCCGCCTCATCATCTCAAGACCGCCTGATGCATGCATGTTTAACATAAAAACTCCCAGTCTTGTAGCTATCTTAGCGGTTCTGCTAACAGTATTTGGGATATCATGAAGCTTTAGGTCAAGAAAGACCTTTTTGCCTCTCTTTATTATGTTCTGAACAATATCCGGTCCTCCTGCAGCAAATAACTCAAGTCCTACCTTAAATATCTCTATATCCTCTGAAAATCTGTCGACAAGTTGAAGGGCATATTCTGGCTCATAGGTATCTAGGGCAAGTATTATACGCTCTTTAACCAGCATATCAGACCTTTGGAAGTGTTATACCTTTCTGGGACTGGTACTTACCTGTTTTGTCGGCATAGGATACTTCACAGACTTCTATCCCTTTAAGAAATATGAGCTGTGCAATGCCTTCATTGGCATAAATCTTTGCTGGAAGAGGTGTTGTATTTGATATCTCAATGGTTACATGCCCTTCCCATTCAGGCTCAAGGGGTGTGACATTGACCACAAGACCGCACCTTGCGTATGTAGATTTTCCAAGACATATTACTATTACATCCCTCGGAATTCTGAAGTACTCAACAGAGTATCCAAGAACAAAAGAATTGGGAGGTATTATGCAAACATCACCTTTGAAGTCAACAAGGCTTCTGGAATCAAAATTCTTTGGATCGACAACTGTGGCATTTATGTTTGTGAATATCTTAAATTCATCAGCTATCCTCATGTCATAACCGTAAGAGCTTATTCCATAAGAGATTACCCCTTCTCTGACCTGTTCAGGGCTGAAGGGTTCTATCATTCCTTTCTTAGCCATCTCCCTTATCCATCTGTCGTTCATAACCATGAAGAATCCTCCAAAAGCTATTGTTTTATCTTAAGAAGTTTGTATTCAATGCTATCAACAAGGGCCTGCCAGGATGCCTCAATTATATTCTCTGATACACCTACCGTACCCCATCTTTCATGCTCATCACCTGATTCAATGAGGACCCTCACCTTAGCTGCGGTTCCTTTTCCTGGCTGTAGGACCCTGACCTTGTAATCGTGCAGTTTTACATTTTTTAGGGCTGGATAAAATCTCTCAAGCGCCTTTCTGAGAGCATTGTCAAGGGCGTTTACCGGTCCATCTCCTGTTGCAGCTGTATGTTCTATATGACCGGCTACTTTAACCATTATGGTTGCCTCGCTGAAGGGTTCACTTCCATCCTTTCTCTTCTCCACTATTACCCTGAATCCAAGTAGTTCAAAAAATTTTCTGTAAAGCCCGAGATGCTTTTTCATAAGGAGTTCAAAGGATGCCTCTGCTGCCTCAAACTGGAATCCCTGATTCTCAAGCTCCTTGAGTGTTGATAGGAGGTCTTTCAATTCAGGTGAATCAGTATTAAGCCTTATGCCGAATTCCTGTGCCTTTCTTATAATATTGCTCTTTCCTGCCAGGTCACTGAGAAGCACCCTCTGAGAATTTCCAACAAGCTCTGGCCTTATATGTTCATAGGTCTCAGGATTCTTTAGTATGGCACTTACATGAACCCCGGCCTTATGAGCAAAAGCGCTGTCTCCAACAAAGGGCTGACGCTTGAAATGTCTCAAATTGGCTATCTCGTTGACAAATCTTGAGACATCCCTTAGTTTTCTGAGGTTTTCATCAGAAAGACATCTGTAGCCAAGCTTTATCTGGAGATTGGGTATTACGGAGCAGAGATTGGCATTTCCGCACCTTTCACCAAGTCCGTTTATCGTTCCCTGAACCTGTACTGCTCCTTCCTGAACAGCAATAATTGAGTTGGAGACAGCACAGTCAGAATCATTATGGGCATGAATTCCAATAGGTATTTTTATCTCTTTCTTAACAGCCCTTACGATCTCTGCTATCTCACCAGGAAGGCTGCCTCCATTTGTATCGCACAGTATAATCCTGTCTGCTCCCGCAGATTCTGCTTCCTTAATACATTTAAGAGCATAATCAGGATTCCTCTTATATCCATCAAAGAAATGTTCTGCATCAAAAAATACAAGTGGCACCCTTTTTTTAAGATAGCTTATTGAATCAAAAATGAGTTTCAGATTCTCATCTAAAGTGCACCTCAGTGCCTCCTTTACATGGAAATCCCAGGTTTTCCCAAATATGGTAATGACCTCAGTGGAAGCCTCAAGAAGCTCCTTCATAAGGGCATCCTCAGATGGTCTGTGCCTTGGTCTGCAGGTACTTCCAAAGGCAACGAGCTTTGAATTCTTCAATTTAAGCTTCTTTGCCTTTTTGAAAAACTCTGTCTCTCTGGGATTAGAACCGGGCCAGCCACCTTCAATAAAAGGAATTCCGAATTCATCAAGCTTCTCAGTAATACGGAGCTTATCTTCTACAGAAAAGGATACATCCTCAGATTGTGCACCGTCTCTGAGAGTTGTATCGTATATCTCAATCCTCTTCATAGGTTCGCTGCCTTTCCTAGCTCAAAGGCTTCATGTAGAACCCTTACAGCAAGCTCTGTATATTTTGCTTCAATAAGACAGGAGACCTTTATTTCTGATGTACTTATTGCCATTATATTTATACCATGATTTGCTAATGTCTCAAACATCTTTGCCGCTACACCAGAATGTGTTCTCATACCAACTCCCACAATAGAGACCTTTGCGATATCCTCTCTCATATCAACGCCCTGTGCACCCAGCTCCTTTGCTATACCCTCAGTTATGGCTAGTGCTTTTTTAGCATCTGTTTTGGGTACGGTAAAGGAAATATCTGCTGCCTTTCCATCACTTGATACATTCTGAACAATCATGTCTACAACTATATTGGCATCTGCTATTGCTTTAAAAAGTTTTGCTGCAATACCTGGTCTGTCAGGAACAGCCTTAATAGTAATCTTTGATTGATTCTTGTCATAGGCAACGCCTGATACCACAACCTTTTCCATATCTTTATCCTCCTTTGTTACAAGTGTCCCAGGATTGTCGTTAAAACTTGACCTAACTACAACAGGCACATTGTATTTCATGGCAAACTCCACAGATCTTGTCTGGAGCACCTTTGCTCCGAGACTTGCAAGTTCAAGCATCTCTTCATAGGAAATTCTGTCAAGCTTCCTTGCCTCAGGAACTATATTTGGATCAGTTGTGTAAACTCCATCAACATCTGTGTATATCTCACAGAGGTCTGCATTGAGTGCAGCAGCAATAGCTACAGCAGTTAGGTCAGAACCACCTCTTCCAAGTGTGGTAACATCATCGTTCTCGGTTATCCCTTGGAATCCAGCAACGACCACTATATAACCCTCGTCAAGGGCCTTTTTTGCCCTGTCTGCCTCAATTCTTTCAATCCTTGCCTTTGTGTGAACCGGCTCTGTTATGATACCCATCTGTCTTCCTGTTAGTGCGATAGCTTTTTTACCTAGCGCCTGGATAGCCATAGCTGTTAGGGCAGTGGTTATCCTCTCACCGGATGAAAGCAGGAGATCCATCTCTCTATCACTTGGAGAATCAGAGACCTCATGGGCAAGTTTTATGAGCTTGTCTGTCTCACCAGCCATTGCGGAGACAACCACAACAATCCTGTGTCCCTCATCGGCAGTTCTAACCACTCGCCTGGCCACCGACTTTATCCTTTCAACACTGGCAACAGATGTTCCGCCATACTTCTGGACAATGAGCATATTCACGTTCTCCTTTTAAAAGAGTTTTATCTATTTTACAATAAATTAATCCAGATAGATAAACACCTTAAGCCATCCCTTGCCTAATTGTGTTAAGAGGAGGATGTAAAAAGTTTATAATTCCGAAAAGGATAAAAATCTTAAATCAAGATAATTCCATAATAGTAGCAGCAGAGCTCGTTATCGAGGTCATTTATGAAAGTCCGCTCTATACCATCTTCAAAAATGATTCTAACAAAGCAGAATCCACCTTCGAGAATAGAATGTCTTTCTTCAATGACCTCTCCGACACCCCATTCATGATTCTTTCTGTGTCTTACCCTGTCTCCAACTCTAAGGTACAGTCTCAAATAATCCTCCTTCTTAAAAATACCATAACAGAGAGACTAAACGCTATACCTGAAAATGGAGCAATATGTTCTTGAGTTTAGAGCATCCCTTTAGATTAGAATTATGGATATCAAACTTTTGAAACCGAAAGCTTCAGATATATGAGATCCTGTCTTTTTTCTTTCTATCAGAATCAGGAGAGGAAGGCTTTTCCTGGAAAGGATTTTTTCTGGTAGTTCTTTTTAAGCTTTCTATTCTCTTTGATACATCCCTGAAGGAAGAATCTATACCGTAAACTTCCATGAATAAATCATAGGCCTTTTCAGTATCACCATCCTTCTCATAAACATCAGCAAGCTCGTATTTCATGGCAAGATATTCCTCTGCCTTTCTGTCAAGCCCTCTTAAAGCCTCCTCAAGGGTCTCTATTGCAAGTTTATTGAAACCTTTCTCTTTATAACAAAGGGCAAGCATGCTCATGGATGGTATGAACCGTGCAGGATCTCTCCTTGAAAGCTGAAATTCTTTTATTGCATCATCTATAAAACCCATCTCCTTATAGGCAATACCAAGATTGTAATGAGTCTCAGAATCCTCTTCCTTAACCTGAGCCTCGAGACCCTTTTTAAACTCTTCAAATATATCCATTACTGAATCTGTAAGCTCTGGTTCTTTCTCTTCAATAATTTCTTCTGGTAATAAAGCCTCTGTCAGATTTATAAGCTCGGGCTCAAGCTCTTGAGAAAGGGATGGTGCAGAAATAGAAGACTCTTCCTTAATCCCGGGCTTAAAAGAGCTCTGCATCCTGAGGAGACTTTCAATCTTTTCCGCAATTTCCTCATCTTCCGGAAAAATGTTCTGCAGTTTTCTGTAAAGCTTAAGAGCTTCATCCATTAGACCCTGTTTTTCATAAAACTCTGCCTCAGTGAAGGCTTCGATATATTCATCCCTTAAAGGCTTTTCTCTTTCTACTCTTTCAGCAAGACTTTCTTTAGAAATCTCTTCTTCCAGCTCCGGACTTCCTGTTCCGATAGACTCTGTGAATACCACCAGTCTTGGATCATCAGGATTAATAGAAAGGGCCTCTCTCCTGTATTCCTCTGCCTCATCCATCATACCCTGCCTTCTATATATCTCACTTAGGGCAAGACATTCTGTTACAGCCATTTCTCTATCACCGATCTCTATGTAAAGCTGTTTGAGTTTCAGATGCACCTCAGGTTCCTGAGGATACTGAACTTTAAGTGCCTCCAGCCTCTTTCTTGCCTCTTCATATACTCCAAATTTAAGGTATATATCAGCCTCCTGAAGAAGTTCTTCAAAACCCTTCTCTTCTGTCCTGACTTTAATAACCTCAACCTCCTCTGAAGGTGTCTCAATCTCAAGTAGTTTTGTCCTTACATAAGGATCATCGGGCCTGATGGTCTGGGCCTCTCTATAACAATTTAAAGCCTCCGCAGTCATGCCAGAACTTAAATAAAAATCACCAAGATTTACAAGCTCCTCAAAGGCTTTATCAATATTTCCTGTGTCTCTGTATATAACAATTAATTTTCTCGTGCATTCTGCTGGCTCTATATCTTTAAGTTCTTCAAGAATTGATATTATTCCATTTCTGTCAAAAGAGATTATCTGGTCAAGTGATGGATATATGAGATTCCATGCCTCTTCCTTGCGGTCCTGTTTAAGATAAAGATTTGCCAGATACTTTTTCGCAATAACATTTGAAGGATCAAGTTCTATAAGCTTCTTCAGTTCACCTTCGGCTAATGATACATTGCCACCTTCTACAAGGACATTCACATACTGGGTGAGAAGATTCACATCATCAGGTGAGGTTTCAAGCAACCTCTTCAGGGTTTCAATCGCACCACGGTAATTACCCTGTTTCTGGTAAATCTCTGAAAGACCGAGATTTGCACCTCTCTCAGAAGGATTAATGGATATTGCTTTCTCATAATAATCCCTTGCTTTGTTAAGATCACCTGAATCCTGATAAAGCCTTCCTATTACACTGTACTGCTTCGCTGCCTCACCAGATAGACCCTCTTTATAAAAAAGGTCGGCCACCTTTATCCTCATCTGAAGATTGGAGGGGGAGAGGTTAAGAATTCTCTGATAAACATTAGCAAGCTCATCTCTCTTTTTTTCCCTGGCGAGCATATCAGCAGCAACTAGATAATACTTAATTGCCTCCGGCGTTAAACCCTTTTCCTCGCTCAGCTCACCAAGGGCGATGGTAGCCCTGTAATCGGAAGGATTTAGATTGAGTAATTTTTTATAAATTGCTTTAGCCTTATCGTAAAAACCCTGATCTCTGTATATTCTGGCACCGCGATGGTATATATCGACTGCTTTTCTTGTATCTCCTTTTTTGAGATAAAGATCTCCGAGCATATTGTAGATATTACCATCTTCTAAATCCAGCAGCTTTTCAAACTCAGAGATGGCTTTATCTATCTGGCCTTTCGCTAGATGTCTCTGCGCTTCCTTTATAATACCTGATTTATCCATTTTTTATAATATATCACATATGCGATCATTCTTAAAAGTGCTTCTTGAAAGTTTTATATCTTAATCTGCATAATTAATTATGATAAAGAAGTTACCAGACTTTCTTCCAGAAGGGCTCTATTTTATTGATGACGATCTTAGGATAAGATACGCAAATCCTGAGTTTGAAAGGCTAACCGGTTCAAAAAATGTAGTTGGAAAAGAGCTTAAAAGTGATCTAATTAGATATCAGGATGAGGCGGGTCACGCCCTGGAACTCTATGAGTTTCCAGCCTTCCTATGCTACCAGACTAAAAAAGAGGTAAGAAAAAATCTTTACATTATATCAGCTGGTGAAAGGATTCCTGTGGAGGAGAGGTGCAGACCAGTTTTTAAGGGTGAAAAATTAAGGGGTGTACTTTCTATAATAAAAGATCTCAATCAGGTGGTATCAGTAATTGAAAAAAATCTCTCAGAAAAAAGGCGCCAGAGCCTTATTCCCATCTGTGCATGGTGCAAGAAGGTAAGAACAGGCGATGATTTCTGGGAAAGCATAGAAAGTTATCTCATAAACTCAGGAGCAGGTAACATCACCCATGGTATTTGCCCTGATTGTGCAGAAAAGATATTTGAAAAAAAGGTCTACCTTGAAAGCTATCAGGATATATGCAGGGCAATAAGCAGCAGTCTCTCACTTAAGGAAGTCCTAAATCTAATAGTTACAAATGTTGTGAAGGTTCTAAAAGTAAAGGCCTGCATGCTAAGGCTTCTCAATAAGGAGACCAATAGACTTGAGGTGGCAGCACATTATGGATTGTCTGAAAAGTACATAAATAAAGGTCCGGTGGATTTTGACCAGACCATAAAGGAGTCGTTACAGGGTAAAACAATATCAATTTATGATATCACTCGCGATGAACAGGCAAGATACAGAAAAGAGGCAGAGCAAGAGGGTATAAAAAGCATTATCTCTGTTCCAGTAAAAGCCGGTAAGGAGATTCTTGGTGTACTGAGACTTTATACCTCAGAACCTGTACTATATCTAGAGGAAGATCTGAGATTCATACCGGCTATTGCCGTACAGGCATCTATTGCAATAGTAAATGCCAGGACTTTTGAACTTTCCCTTACTAAGGCGAAGGAATATCTGAGGGTATTTGAAGAGGTCACAAAGGCTGTAACATCAAAGCTAGAACTCCAGGATGTTCTCGATACAATTGTTAAAAAATTACCAGCTGTAATGGGTCTAAGGGCCGCAACGATAAGACTCTTAACTGAAGATGGCTCAAAACTAATACTTGTTGCATCTCATGGATTAAGCAGAAGGTATCTTGAACGAGGTCCTGTAGACCTTGAAGAAAATGTAAAAGAAGCACTTCAAGCAAAACCTGTTGCGATATCCGATGTCACGGTTGATCCAAGGGTAAAATATCAAAAAGAAGCTGAAGAGGAGGGGATAAAAAGCATGCTAACACTACCAATCATTGCCAGGGGCAAGGTTATAGGTATTCTCAGACTTCTGACAGATGTTCAGAGGCAGTTCTCTGAAGAAGAGATAAATTTTGCTGCATCTCTTGCAGAGGTATGCGGAATTGCTATTGATAATGCAAGGTTTTACAATAAAAAACCTTTACTTTAAGAGAAGTGACTTAACAACAGGTAAAATACCGCTACTGTTCTCTTTGATCACTTCATTCTGGCATAATTAATGCTAATAAAATAAATTTGCGGTCTTGACAGACCTTAACATACTGTATTAAGCTTTTTATGTTTCTGAATCTTAAAAGAAAGGGGGTGAAGAAAAAATGAGAATTATAGCAGTTATTGCAATGCTCG encodes the following:
- a CDS encoding GAF domain-containing protein; translation: MIKKLPDFLPEGLYFIDDDLRIRYANPEFERLTGSKNVVGKELKSDLIRYQDEAGHALELYEFPAFLCYQTKKEVRKNLYIISAGERIPVEERCRPVFKGEKLRGVLSIIKDLNQVVSVIEKNLSEKRRQSLIPICAWCKKVRTGDDFWESIESYLINSGAGNITHGICPDCAEKIFEKKVYLESYQDICRAISSSLSLKEVLNLIVTNVVKVLKVKACMLRLLNKETNRLEVAAHYGLSEKYINKGPVDFDQTIKESLQGKTISIYDITRDEQARYRKEAEQEGIKSIISVPVKAGKEILGVLRLYTSEPVLYLEEDLRFIPAIAVQASIAIVNARTFELSLTKAKEYLRVFEEVTKAVTSKLELQDVLDTIVKKLPAVMGLRAATIRLLTEDGSKLILVASHGLSRRYLERGPVDLEENVKEALQAKPVAISDVTVDPRVKYQKEAEEEGIKSMLTLPIIARGKVIGILRLLTDVQRQFSEEEINFAASLAEVCGIAIDNARFYNKKPLL
- a CDS encoding tetratricopeptide repeat protein, which gives rise to MDKSGIIKEAQRHLAKGQIDKAISEFEKLLDLEDGNIYNMLGDLYLKKGDTRKAVDIYHRGARIYRDQGFYDKAKAIYKKLLNLNPSDYRATIALGELSEEKGLTPEAIKYYLVAADMLAREKKRDELANVYQRILNLSPSNLQMRIKVADLFYKEGLSGEAAKQYSVIGRLYQDSGDLNKARDYYEKAISINPSERGANLGLSEIYQKQGNYRGAIETLKRLLETSPDDVNLLTQYVNVLVEGGNVSLAEGELKKLIELDPSNVIAKKYLANLYLKQDRKEEAWNLIYPSLDQIISFDRNGIISILEELKDIEPAECTRKLIVIYRDTGNIDKAFEELVNLGDFYLSSGMTAEALNCYREAQTIRPDDPYVRTKLLEIETPSEEVEVIKVRTEEKGFEELLQEADIYLKFGVYEEARKRLEALKVQYPQEPEVHLKLKQLYIEIGDREMAVTECLALSEIYRRQGMMDEAEEYRREALSINPDDPRLVVFTESIGTGSPELEEEISKESLAERVEREKPLRDEYIEAFTEAEFYEKQGLMDEALKLYRKLQNIFPEDEEIAEKIESLLRMQSSFKPGIKEESSISAPSLSQELEPELINLTEALLPEEIIEEKEPELTDSVMDIFEEFKKGLEAQVKEEDSETHYNLGIAYKEMGFIDDAIKEFQLSRRDPARFIPSMSMLALCYKEKGFNKLAIETLEEALRGLDRKAEEYLAMKYELADVYEKDGDTEKAYDLFMEVYGIDSSFRDVSKRIESLKRTTRKNPFQEKPSSPDSDRKKKDRISYI